In the genome of Paenibacillus sp. FSL R5-0766, one region contains:
- a CDS encoding helix-turn-helix domain-containing protein: MSKRSPVSYEIKIQVVRRCLQHESNPNHEAKQLGVHKNTVTDWIRKYKVDGEEGLRESRGWKSYSKELKLSAIQDVRSGEYSVRAVVKKYHISSKSVLESWISKYTEGVKMKPTRKRIGSPHMNKGRKTTYEERIEIVQFAIAHDLDYQKAIDKYGVSYQQVYAWVRKYQASGHEALKDLRGRKKPLEELDEQERLKLRIKELEARNEHLEMENALAKKLAEIRRRNTR, encoded by the coding sequence ATGTCCAAAAGAAGCCCGGTTTCATATGAAATCAAGATTCAGGTTGTAAGGCGTTGCCTGCAACATGAATCCAACCCCAACCATGAGGCAAAGCAACTGGGGGTCCATAAAAACACGGTTACCGATTGGATAAGAAAATACAAGGTAGATGGAGAAGAAGGATTAAGAGAATCGAGGGGATGGAAATCTTACTCCAAGGAGCTAAAGCTATCTGCCATTCAAGATGTACGCTCTGGCGAATACTCTGTACGAGCGGTGGTGAAAAAGTACCATATTTCGAGTAAATCTGTGTTAGAGAGCTGGATTTCTAAGTATACTGAAGGGGTGAAAATGAAACCAACTCGGAAAAGGATTGGATCCCCTCATATGAATAAAGGACGGAAAACGACTTACGAGGAACGTATTGAAATTGTACAATTCGCCATCGCCCATGATTTAGATTACCAGAAAGCCATCGACAAGTACGGTGTCTCTTACCAGCAAGTGTACGCATGGGTTCGTAAATATCAAGCGAGTGGTCATGAAGCTTTAAAAGACCTCCGAGGTCGTAAAAAGCCGCTAGAAGAGCTAGACGAACAGGAACGGCTAAAGCTTCGGATCAAGGAACTCGAGGCACGAAATGAGCATTTAGAAATGGAGAATGCACTCGCAAAAAAGTTGGCAGAGATCCGGCGAAGAAATACACGTTAA